ATCATAATCCTGTGCCTGAATGGCCAGGGTTCGGGCATCATCATAGTTGCCGGCACTCAATGCTTGACGTGCCTGCTTCAATAAAACAGAAGCCTGTTCTTTTTCCGTCAGTCTTTTCGTCTGACTTCCATCAAATGGATTGGCACCTGGATTTGAAAATGGATTATTTTCAGGAGATCCTTCTACGTGGGCAACCTGCATCACATTCGATTGACGATTAGAAAAACCACCGGCTTGCTGAATCGGAGAAGACTGATTATTTCGTTGCTCTGCGCGAGCGATAGCAGCCAGGACCTGTTCTGGTCGTACATCGAACGGACCATATTCCAGTCTCATCGATGCTACCTGCCCTGCTTTCTGGCGAGCCTTTGCCAGTTCATTGAGCTTAATATCCTCACGGGCAGATTGAAGTAACTGACGAGCCAGTTGCTTCTGCTCTTCGAGAGACTTTCCTGCACCACTTGATAAGTTGACTGGATTAGAGTCAGCCGCGGGTGACTGTGCTCTGACAATCCGTTTGTCCCGAGGTGCTGCAGCTCGCGTTCGAGCACGACCAAGATAGTCGTTCATTTTGCGAAACTCTGCAGATGACAAACGACCTGGAGAGACAGAAGCTTTTTCAAGCACTTCTACCGCTTCAGCGAATTGTCCTCTCTCGTAATATTGAGTCCCCAGACTCAGATAGTAACGAGCCGAGCGTTGTTGACGCCCCGCAATCGACTGGCCATCCTTCTCGACATCAGCAGCGACCTTCCTGGTCGTGTTGCCAAGATTGGCCAGCCACATTGACGCTGCGATCAGCGTCGTACAGGCTAGTACTCCAAATGCCTTGCCCAATGTAGGTCCCTCCTTCAAGCCAGAACACCAACTTTGATTATGTTTATTTTGAGGAGTCATCATGACTTCCAACTCGCTATCTAAAAGTGGGTAGGATTTTAGTCCGAAATCCGGATTTAGTGCCATACGAGTTTCGTATGAGAAATCAGGATTCTAGAAAACGATATGCAATTGAATGTTTGCCGTAAGGCAAAAGTAACAGACGATTGTCAGTGATATGAATTGTTGATTTGATTTTTTGAGAGTTGAGAGAAGTGTGTGGGGTTAATAATCGATTTCTGCTTTTCAGGTCAATATGACTTTGACAATATTTTCAAAAAAGTTTGTACGGTTTTCAAAATAATATTTCAGGCTGTAATTTCCGAATGAAATCTTAATCTGACCTTCATCTGGATACGTTATTGGACTGCAGAATTTGTAGATTTTACTTCTTCTTCATCCAGATCGAATATCGTTTCAATCACAGCTTTCGCGTGTAGTTCTTCTAAAATTTCTTTGGTGGCTTTCATACGAGCTTCACTAATCATGGATTGCTCGAGTTTGCCCTGTACGTCGGCAAACGGAATATGTCCGGCCTCTTTACGATCGTTCACTTTTATGATTTGAAATGAGTTTGCTGTTTCATAGACCTGGCTGGTTTGTCCGATGGGAAGCTCAAACAGGGCTTTTTCGATTTCGGGTTCTGCCAGGCTACCTCGCCGTGTCCAGCCCCATTGACCATTTCTTTCAGCCCGGGTGCCATCGGAATATTTCTTGGCCAGTTCGCCGAAATCTTCTCCAGCCTGAAGTTTATGAATGACTTCGTCCAACACTCCCACCGCCTTCTCCTTACCTCCCTGCTTCGCATAGGTGATACGGATTCGCTGCCAGCGAACTTTGGATGGTACTTCGTAGTCTTTGATATTCGCTTTATAACGTGCTAAGACTTCTTCACGGCTATAGTCGTTGGTTGCTTTCGCTTTCACAGCCATAAACTGAATGGCAGACTGCTGTTTGATAAACAGTTCTCGTTCACTATAAAGCGAGCGCCCCTGTTGATTGAGCTTTTCTTCCAGTTCCTGCGGAGAATTGACGCCCAGCCCTTTTTGCAGTTCAGGAATGCGTTCTTCTTCAAACGCGGTTTCCAAAACTTCCTGCAACTGGTCCAGTTGTTCTTTCTTCAGTGTGCTCTTCATCTCATGAATCAACAGTTGGCGTTCAATGTGTCCCTTAAGGTCACGTTTCACCAGAGCACGTCGTAATTTCTTATACTCTTCAGGCGGCATTCGCTGCTCTGCCTGTTTGAGTTGAAAATCATAGATACCAATCACATCTGAGACAAACAGAGGTGCCCCATTCACCATGGCAACTACAGTACTGTCGGAGAGAAAGTCGTCTGCTTCCTCATCAGTGCTGTTGCTAGAGGTGGTCGAAGCCGTAATGACCGGTGTCTCGAACGGATTCTCTGAATCCTCGAAATCCCCTTCCAGAACACTCTTCCTGTCATTCGCCCGACTGGCAATTTCAGCATGTTTCAGCTTTTGTTGCTTCAGAGCAGATTCCAGGCGCGGCGGGGGCGGTCCCAGCACAGGGTTATCTACTTTGGGAGTAGTTTCACAACCCATCATGCCAAGCGAAACAAGGGACAAAAAATATACTTGCGCGTAGCGCATCAAGATGCATCCTGCAGTTGATGAACGAATTTACGATTTGGGAATTTGAGAGACAATCTAGGGGCGATACTGTAATCAGTCAGTATTACAAGGGAATTGTAAGGAAGGGAAAGTTGACCGACACACTATCAATACCATCCATCAAGACAGAAAACGAATTAAAAACCAACTCATTTTCACCCCTTCAGGATGATGGTGCGAGATTATAGGCCGGATCAAAACTTTGTTGCAATACCGATTTGAGCTCTAACATGATCGCATCTGTATTTACGGCAGAAACCGGCAAAGGAATATACGCCGATTTATGATCGACAATGCGAACCGGAATCCGATTCTGATTACTTTTCGCCAGAGCCAGGATGTGATTTTTGTCCCGATAGCCTAAAACAGCGAAGTTTTCTTCCAGGCGAATACTATCCACCTGCCACTGCTGCGCCAGGATTTGTAATTCTTTCAAAATCAATAATTGTCTCGCAGGATGCGGAATATTCCCGAAGCGATCCTCGAACTCTGCCTCCAGATCCGTCAATTCGTCGAGAGAATGAATGGCGGATAACCGCCGATACATTTCAATTTTGATGCGGCCGGGCGGAATATAATCCGAAGGCAGATAGGCGGTACAAGGGAGATCAATGGCGACATGATGGTGTTCCCGCAATGGCTCGTTTTTCAGTTTTTTGCAGGCATTTTCCAGCAGCTGGCAATACAGTTCATACCCGACCGCGGAAATATGACCACTCTGCTCGGTCCCCAGAATATTTCCGGCTCCTCGAATTTCCAGGTCGCGCATCGCGATTTTAAACCCGGCCCCCAGCTCGCTGTATTCCTCAATCGCCTTGAGCCGTTTCGCAGCCACCGGTGTCAGAATCTGTCCGTCGCGTAACAGTAGATAACAATAGGCCCGATGATGTGACCTTCCCACACGTCCGCGGAGTTGGTGCAAATCCGAAAGCCCATGATTGCCGGCATCGTGAATGAACATGGTATTGGCATTCGGAATATCCAGGCCGCTCTCAATGATGGTTGTGCAGACAAAGATATCAACTCTGCCGGAGACGAAGTCGTACATGGCCGCTTCGAGTTCGGATTCTTTCATCTGCCCATGCCCAATCCCGATCGTGGCTTCAGGAACAATCTGCTGAATCCGGTCTGCATACTTCTGTAAATCGTGGACACGGTTATGCACAAAATAAACCTGCCCGTTTCGATTCAATTCGCGCACCATCGCATGCCGGATCAGTTCGGGATCGAAGCGGGAGATGCGTGTTTCGATCGGCACACGATCACGGGGCGCTGTGGTCAAGTTGGAAATATCACGTATCCCCAGCAACGACATATGTAACGTTCGCGGCACCGGAGTCGCACTCAGGGTGAGCACATCAATCTGCAGTCTGAGGGACTTCAGCATCTCTTTTGCTTCCACTCCAAACCGCTGTTCTTCATCGATAATCAGCAGACCTAAATCTTTAAATTTGATATCCTTCTGAATTAATCGATGCGTGCCGATCACCAGATCGACACTACCAGAGGCCATGCCTTCCAGTGTCTTTCGCTGTTCCTTTTTTGTTTTGAAACGCGAGAGACCTTCAATGGTGATTGGATAATCGGCCATCCGCTCGCTGAAGGTCCGCGTGTGCTGCTCGGCAAGAACCGTTGTCGGGACCAGTACGGCAACCTGCTTTCCTGAATCGATGGCTTTAAAAGCAGCTCGAATCGCAACCTCGGTTTTTCCGTAACCCACATCACCGCAGATCAAACGATCCATCGGTTGAGGTCGCTCCATGTCATGTCGAATATCATTGATAGCATGCAGTTGATCGGCGGTTTCTGTGTACGGAAACGAGGCTTCAAACTCTTTTTGCCAGTGACTGTCGGGAGGATACGCGATACCTGGTTGTGCCGAACGCATCGCCTGCATCCGCAGCATATCGCTGGCCATGTCCCTGACGGCTTGTGCTGCTTTTTCCTTCTTGTTTGCCCAGCTTTTACTTCCCAACTTGGACAGTTGAGGAATATGTTTTCCGCCCCCGATATATTTTTGCACCAGATGCACCAGAGAGACCGGCACATACATTTGCACTTTATCGCGAAATTCCAACGAGAGATGTTCTTCGCGACAGCCATCTTTCTCGAGGAGATCCAAACCTTTGAAACGGGCGATACCATGCGAGAGATGCACGACAAAGTCACCCACATTCAAATCAAGAAAATTGTCGATGGCCCGGCTTTCGACTTTGCGTTTGCGCGGCTTATGCCGGATGTCTGCACGCCCAAAGAGCTCATGATCGCTCAATACCACCAGATGTTCGGGTACAATCCGAAAGCCCAATGCCAGATTGCCGATACAGGTTGTGACGCGGCTACCAATTTCCAGTTCAGACTCGGCTAATATTTCCTGCAGCCGATCCTCTTCTCCCTGATTGTGACAACAGACAACAACGCGATCATGAGGGCCGGTGATCGAAGCCAACTCTTCGATCATTTCCGACTTCGCGCGCGTGAAACGCTCGATCGATTCAATTTGCAAATGGCAAGAAATCTCGGTCGATTCTGCAGAAATGGGGGCGATCGTCACAGACGGAAAATCGGTGCAGCGGGACATGGTCGCGGGCACGCTGAATAATCCGCGTGGATTTTCGAGTCGGTCCAGATAACGTTTGCCTTCGTCAATCAGTTCCGGGAGTTCTACCAGTACAATGCAGGTGTTCTCCGGTAAATTGTCCAACAGACTCTCGGAAGCGGTCTCATCCAGATCCTTGGCCAGTGTCGGGCGTTGTGAATGTTCCTGAGCAGCAGAGACGGGAGAAATCAGCGTCAGATCGACCTGTTCGCAGGTTTCGACGGTTCTCTGTGTTTCCACATCAAACTGCCTGATGGATTCGACCTCGTCCCCAAAAAATTCAATCCGCAGGGGGAGTGTGGCATCAGGAGAAAAAATGTCCAGAATGCCGCCATGCATACTGAATTCACCCGGAAGCTCAATCGCCGTTGTACGTTCGAAACCACGTTCGATGAGCCAACTCATAAAGGGGTCGGTGTCTATTTCATCTCCCACCCTGATGGTGCGAGTGGCTTCGCGGCGCTGTTGACGACTGGGGACAGGTTGCAGTAAAGCAGGAAACGAAGTCACAATCACCGGCGGGATACTATCCGCATTCTGGTCGAGTTGTACCAGCTGGTTCAGTACCCGCAGGCGACCACCAAAAACCGAGTCTGACACATCGTGTTCATCAGGCAGCGTTTCCCAGGCAGGAAATATTTCGGGAATTCTTCCCAGAAAACTGGCGAGATCGCCGCTGAATTCGTCGATTTCTCCCAATCGGGGAAGGACGACCAATGTGGGGAATTTGAGCGATTCTGCGATCGCTGCCGCTGTCAGCGCGCACGATCCCCCCCAGGCTCCGTCAATTGTCCCGCTCTGGCCTGTCTGGAGAGCCGCAACCACAGCTGCGAATCCTTCGCTTCGACTTAAAACGGGAACCAGATCCTGCATCGACTGAATCTGACTGTCGATTGGTTTGGTCATGTTCAAAATAATTTTAGCAAGCAGTGTGAAATTGTCACGTGCTCACCTCAAAAAACGTGATCGGGACTCGGTTTTCAGGACCATCCGGCGTGACTTCAAGGCAGCTCAAAGCTAGGATAGAAGAACCAAAATTCACCGATCAAAAGGCAAAATGTAAGGCCGATTTCGCAAGAGCCGCGGATTGACTTGCCTGATTTTAGTATATTGAAGGATACACCGTGTCAGATAGTTTCGATGTCAATGTCGCTCTGGGGCCGCGCAGTTATCATATTTCAGTTGTGAGCGACCAGTTCGATCAGTTCGCTGAAACGCTGGAAACCTGGATGAATCAGAATCCTGCGTTTCGGAATTCCGTAGCAGAAGGTAACAAAACCGCATTCATCATTACCGACCGGAACCTGGCAGCGCTGCATACTCCCCAAATCGAAAAAAGCCTGAAAGCAAAAGGTTGGAAATGGGAAACGGCAATCATCGAAGCGGGTGAAAAATCGAAATCTCTCGCTGTCATTTCCAGTCTGTATGACCGACTGGTAGAGATGAAGGCCGACCGTCAGACAGTCTTAATCGCCGTCGGCGGCGGTGTGACGGGAGATGCCGCAGGCTTCGTTGCTGCCACCTATGTCCGCGGGTTACCATTCGTACAAGTTCCAACCTCATTGCTGGCACACGTCGATAGTTCCGTTGGTGGGAAAGTCGGCGTCAATCATCCACAAGCGAAAAATCTGATCGGTGCCTTCTATCAACCGCTGGGTGTGTTCATTGATACCTCGACGCTCGAAACACTTCCCGAACGAGATTATCGCAGCGGACTGGCAGAAATTGTCAAATATGGCGTGATCCTGGATTCCAAGTTCTTTCAATACCTGGAGCAGAATATTGAAGGACTGAATCAACGATCGCCCGAAGTACTGAGGACCGTCATTGCCCGGAGCTGCGAGTTGAAGGCGGAAGTGGTCGAACAGGACGAGCACGAGCGGACCGGCTTACGGGCCATTTTAAATTATGGTCATACGTTTGCACATGCCTTTGAAGCGCTCTGCGGCTACGGAGAGTTAATGCACGGCGAAGCGGTCTCCATTGGGATGATCTACGCCAGTGTTCTCGCAGAAAAACTCAATTTGATCAAACATCAGGATACGGAACGCCAGATTCAACTTCTAGAGGCACTGGGACTGCCGGTTTCACTCCCTGCAGGGACCTGTTTAGATAACGATGAAATCATCGACCGCATGAAACTGGATAAGAAAACCGTTGGTGGAAAATTACGGTTTGTGCTTCCGACCTGTATTGGACGTGTGGAAGTCTTCAAAGACATTTCAGAGTCACTCGTGAGAGAAGTACTCGAGGAATTAGCACAAACCAAACCCAGCACTGACGACTTTCAAATCTAAGTCCCGATACCATACAGGAAAAGGCCGGTCTTGACAGCAGGTCATTCACCTCAAATATCAAATCGTCAGCACTGTATTAATACCTACTTACATACAGAATTCCCTTAGTTCTCAGGCCCTTTCATTCCACCAATCGGCACAGATCACAGAATCGATATAAAAACTCCCCTCCAATTTGCCTTGTTGATGATCAGTGTTGGTTTCTCTTAAAAATAGAACCTAACCTTAATTCCAGGCCTGCTGATTTAATTCTCTGAGTAAGAGTCTGCGCTATCAGTTCGATGTCTGTGCTTCAGACTAGACCATTTTGACGCGTAAATCACAGGAAAAAGGTATTGAGCTATGACAAGTTTAGAAACAACTTCTACTACGGGGCAATGGCGTTTAATTAACCGAGAACAGGTTCTGGACATGGCGGTGGGAGATGTGGAATTTCTCGCTGAAATGATCGAACTATTCTTCAGCTATATCCCGCAGCAAATGAATGATATTCAGCAGGCTGTTGAAAAGAATGATTCTCAAGAATTGGCAGAAGCAGCACACGCCTGTAAGGGAACTGTCGGAAACTATACCAAGCTGGAACCCTATCTCCTGCTCCAGTCATTGGAAAATGATGGGAAATCAGAACAACTGGATGAATCTCGGATCAAATACAGTTCACTTGAAAAAGAAATCACACAACTCATTGTTGAATTAAAAACATTGATGGCTCAAGAGTGTAGCGATGTTTGATCATCATCAACGCATGTAGGTTTAACCCAAAGGCAATCAAAATGAAAATCTTAGTTGTAGATGATGTTGGTTACACATGTCATTTTCATTCACGTCTTGTAGAAAAATTTGGCTATACGGCAGTCTCAGCCACATCCGGCTACGAGGCATTGAATTTTCTGAAAACAGATAATGATATCAGTATCGTGGTCACAGATCTGATGATGCGCGGCATGGATGGAGTGGATCTCTTCCAGGAAGCACAGAATCTGGAACGGTTTACTGATGAAGGACAACTCGACCCTCCTCAGTTTATCCTGATGACCGCGTTACGCATGGAAAAAAACTCGAACGATAAAGATGTCCAACGTCTTAAACTGGCGAAAGAGTTAGGCGTGGCGAAAATCATGTTCAAACCTCTTGACCAGGATGAACTCGAAGCCACCTTAAAAGACATGGCGATGGGAGCCCCCAGTACTGCTTCCAGCGGGAAATCATTGGATCTGTTTACACCAACTCAAAAATTAAAAGACGCCGTCAAAGAAATCATCGATTCCGGAAATGGGGGCGCTGCAGAACAGTTTATTGAATGCTTAAATGAAGAAGTAACCAGCCTGCAAGAATTTCTTGAAAAACTGGAAACCGTTGAAAATTAAACGTTTACAAAACACAACATCGCTCGAACAAATGCAAATACTTTGATTCGTCTCCAGGAGGGATTTGACTGGTTTTAAACAAGACCTATAGTTCCATTATTAGAGATCTATACAAACTTAGACCTTAACAAGAAACCAAACCATTTTTGTTGAATATCGTATTCAACCTGACAACATTTAAGTGGATGCGGCGAATGAGCCTAATTAACTTGGAACAATATTCAGAGAAGCAGAACCGTGCAATTTCGCGCGTTCTGGATACGTTGGATCGTCTCGATAAACGAATGAGCATCCATTACTCGAATAAACGTGCGCACGAACGAAAAGACTTCCGCGGGATTGTCTGGATTTCTGTTCCAGACCAGGAATATGCCGAGGAAGGAGGAGTCAATACGATCAAAGTCTGGTCTCGCTCCATTTCACAATCCGGCCTGTCGTTCATTTATCCCTCACCCATTTACCAGAAGACCATTCACGTGGGCGTTCCCGTGCAGGGAGATCAAGTTACCTGGTTCCGATCAGAAGTTGTCCGTCAGAAGGAAATTGAAGAAGAACAATTCTGGGAGTATGGGGTCCGGTTCCTGGGAAAAGTGGTCACTTAAGATCCTTCCATTTTCCTTACCTTCAGTTGATTTCAGACGAAACACACACGTATGATTGACTGCTTCTTTTAAGAGACATTCAACTCTGTTCAACGGACGAGAGTGTTTTACCCCCCATTGTGGAAAACTCGGGAATGGACGACCTGACTGGCATCATTCAAAAAAACTACGCACAGATTCAAAGCCGCATCGATGCGGCCTGCCAACATTCGCAGCGTTCTCCAGAATCGGTCACATTAATTGCTGTGACAAAATACGCCCGCATGGAATGGGTTGCCGCGCTTTTGGAACTGGGATGTACTCACCTGGGGGAAAGCCGCACTCCGCAATTGGAGGAACGAGCTGCTCTGCTTCCCGATCATATACACTGGCATTTCATCGGCCCGCTGCAGCGCAATAAAGTCAGACGTACTATCCAGCATACCTGCCTGGTTCACTCGGTCGATTCCATCAAGCTACTCTCGGCCATCGATCGCATTGCAGCAGAATCGAATCTACAACCACGGGTACTGATCGAGGTCAATCTTTCCGGCGAACCAAATAAGAAAGGCTTTTCTCGAGAAGAACTCTTAGCCAGTTGGAGTTCCCTCTGCGCTCTCGCTCATGTTAAGATCGAGGGACTGATGACGATGGCACCACACACATCGGACCCCGAACTGACACGACCGGTCTTTCGAGAATTATCGCAACTTCGCGATCAGCTCCAGTCGATGTCCCCCGCGCAAGTCTCACTGCAGGAACTCTCAATGGGGATGAGTGGGGATTTTGAAATTGCCATTGAAGAAGGGGCCACGCTGGTCCGTATCGGCAGTGCCCTGTTTGAGGGATTAGAATCAGGAAATTGAGTACACGACGTGACCACAGACATACAGCTTGAATTTGATGGGGCGGCGATTCTGCTCCCTGTTCGTGCGCAACCTAAATCCAGCAAAAATCGCATTGAGGGGATCCACGACGGCAGGCTGAAAGTCTGCGTTACCCAGGCCCCGGAAAAGGGGAAAGCCAACAAAGCTCTGTTGAAAGTGATCAAAAACGGTCTCAACCTCAAAAGATCACAAATCGAGTTGTATAAAGGGGAAACGGCAGGACTGAAAGTATTCCGCATTACTGAAATTTCGCCGGATGAGTTGCGAAAAAAACTTCAGGACGCCCTGAATCACTCTAGATAATTCTGCCAGCGGTGCCCGGTGTAAGCCGGGTTTTGCACGAACAGACCCAATATTCCTGCCTCTCACCTGAGACAGAATCAGCTGCTTCCCGGTCAGGAATCTTCTGCCGTTGATTGCAGCAGCTTGAACGGGCACATATAATTATGAGACGTGCATCCGTATCTTACCCCTAAGAGGCCTTCGCTCGGTTTTCTGAAAATCCACACGCAGAATGTCGTCGCGATAATCTCGACTTTAATTTCCCACCTGGTCTACAAGATCTCACAAAAGGACTATTTGACTATGATGAGTTATTCAATGCCCGTTCGCCTGCTCCTGGGAGCCTTGCTGGTTTGCGGAATTCCCTTGTCATCCAAAGCGGCAGAGCCCACTCAACTTTCAAAGTCATGGGAGCAATGGAGAGGCCCGAACCGCGAGAATCATTCTTCTGATACAGGACTCCTGAAAGACTGGAATGCGACTCCCCCCAAACTTGTCTGGACTGCTACCGGCCTGGGCAAAGGTTATGCCAGTGTTTCCATTAAAGACAATCGTCTGTTTACCACGGGAAATCTTCCGGAAGGTCAAGCTGTGATCGCCATCAATACCGATGATGGTAAAATCTTGTGGAAGACAAACCTGCTGGATTTGAACCCGAAACACGGATATCCCGGCGCACGCTGTACTCCTTCCATCGACGGCGATCGCTTGTATGCCATTTCCTCCAACGGGGCAATTTCCTGCCTCAGTGTTGAAGATGGGGAAATCATCTGGACTAAAAATTTCGAAGAGGAATGGGACGGAAAAATGATGTCCAAGTGGGGTTTTTCGGAATCTCCGCTCGTTGATGGTGACCTCGTGATCTGCACACCCGGTGGAAAAGATGCGATGATGGTCGCACTGGATAAAACAACCGGAAAAGAAGTCTGGAAAACATCGGTTTCCGACCTGGGTTCAAAGGGCAAAGACGGTGCCGGCTATTCTTCGATCGTGATTTCAAATGCAGGTGGCGTGAAACAATATGTCCAACTCACCGGCCGCGGGCTGATTGGCGTGCGTGCCAGTGATGGAAAATTGTTGTGGAACTACAACCCGGTAGCGAATGGCGTTGCCAACATTCCCACGCCAATTGTTTCCGGAGACTATGTCTTCACCTCAACCGGATATGGAACAGGCAGCGCCCTGGTGAAACTTTCGAAAGAGGGTGACGGAATGAAAGCGGAAGAAGTTTATTTTCTTGATCCCAAAGTACTGCAAAATCACCACGGGGGTCTGATCTTGTATAAAGATCATATCTATTGTGGACACGGACACGGCAAAGGGTTTCCGATCTGTGTTGAACTGAAAACAGGCAAGGTCGTCTGGGGCAAAAGAGAAGATAAAATTCGGGGCGAAGGATCAGGATCTGCTGCAACGACCCTGGCTGATGGCCACCTGATTTTCCGCTACGAAAGTGGTGACCTGGCTCTGATTGAAGCGACTACCGAAGGGTACAAACTGAAGGGCAGTTTCAAAGCAGATCAGGTGTTAGGAAAAGCCTGGGCACACCCGGTGGTCTGTGGCGGAAAACTTTATCTACGCGAGCAGGATGTTCTGATGTGCTACGATCTGAAAGAATAATCTCAGATCAACTAGTGATCTTACTCGAAAAGCTCTGTCGATTTTCCTCGACAGAGCTTTTTTCATTCTCTCGGGGAGACGCTCAACTAAGAATTCAGGTTGACTCATTCAGAATCACCGGATTCGATCAGAACACGACTTCCTGCACAGCATCTGCTCAAAGTCTGCTTAACCTGCCGCGTTTTTAAATTTGCTCAGGTCAATTTTTCCGTTGCCTTCCACGGGTAATTTTCCGTTGGGACAGTATCGGGAACGGGCAACACTGGAGGCAATATTATAAGTGTAAACCGCATCCTGACGAATCAGAAAGATGACCGTCCCTTTGTTTTGTGCACCGATTTTGTCGAGTAATTCCACAAAAGGTAAGCTCTTTCTCAAATCGTCTCGGCGCACTCGTAAGTCTTTTGACGGGCCATCCAGAACCAGAATTCCATTTTTCGTACATTCAATAAAAGTGGGATTCAGATCTACGCCCGTACCACCTGGCTGAATTCGAACTTCTGCAGCGACCGGGTTTTCCCGTTTGTTTAATTCGACTTTGAGTTTATCGATTTCCTTTTGCAATTCCATTGGATCGTCTTTGATCTCTTCGATCCGCTTTTCCAGACGAT
This genomic interval from Gimesia alba contains the following:
- a CDS encoding PQQ-binding-like beta-propeller repeat protein: MMSYSMPVRLLLGALLVCGIPLSSKAAEPTQLSKSWEQWRGPNRENHSSDTGLLKDWNATPPKLVWTATGLGKGYASVSIKDNRLFTTGNLPEGQAVIAINTDDGKILWKTNLLDLNPKHGYPGARCTPSIDGDRLYAISSNGAISCLSVEDGEIIWTKNFEEEWDGKMMSKWGFSESPLVDGDLVICTPGGKDAMMVALDKTTGKEVWKTSVSDLGSKGKDGAGYSSIVISNAGGVKQYVQLTGRGLIGVRASDGKLLWNYNPVANGVANIPTPIVSGDYVFTSTGYGTGSALVKLSKEGDGMKAEEVYFLDPKVLQNHHGGLILYKDHIYCGHGHGKGFPICVELKTGKVVWGKREDKIRGEGSGSAATTLADGHLIFRYESGDLALIEATTEGYKLKGSFKADQVLGKAWAHPVVCGGKLYLREQDVLMCYDLKE